The Setaria viridis chromosome 9, Setaria_viridis_v4.0, whole genome shotgun sequence sequence TTTTGAGACAAGCCATGAGACATGACTATGTCATATCCGAGTGTGTCCTTGTGTGCATCACATTATTATGAGGAATTTGGTAATATACTATTATGAAAATAACACCTAAATTAGTGAAGAGGTCTTAAACTGGATGGTGGGGATGTGAAAACTGTACATCCACACATACCACCGAGCAAGGTTCAGTCACTGGTACCAGAAGGAATTAATAGAGTGATCTGCTTCCTTGTATCAATAGAAAATTTCCGGTGTCccaaaaatagagaaaaattgCAACCCTGCTACTTGGATGATGGACATAACATCGGCATCCATGGAGTTTCAACTCAATATAAACTTTGCAAGTGCCTACCAAGAATCCCCATTGCACAGGTACATCGTATTGCCACTTTATTTCGCATTTGATGATCAACTGGGAATAAATATATGCCTAAACTAAGCTAGatactgaaaaaaaaatgtcaacAAAATACCTCCATTGAACTTACAAagagaatattttttttccctccaggGACATGCAAGAGATTGTTGAGCAACTAAGTAATCCATTACCAAATTCAGAAAACCTATGTTTCTCCTATCGTTTCCCACAGAGTCGATGGGGGCAATTTAAAGCTTGCTTATGGAAACAGATTATAACTTACTGGAGAAGTCCTCAATATAATCTGAATCGCATTGTGATGACAGTAATGATAGCCTTGATCTTCGGAGTATTGTACTGGAGGCATGCAAAGATATTGTAAGTCCACACCccacttctttttcttttttttcaggaCATGGGATACCACTACAGTCCTTTGCTGTTGAGCAGTTTGAATATGAGTTAGATCATAAACTATTACAAAGGTAAGTCACATATTCAATAGGCTAACTGTTAACGTTTTCTTGTTCCTTTAAAGAAACAATGAGCAGGATCTATTTAATGTTCTTGGTGCAATGTATATGGGGGTTATACTACTCGGTGTTTACAATAATCAGTCAATTATATCATTCAGTACAACAGAGCGCATTGTAATGTATCGTGAGAAATTTGCAGGAATGTACTCTTCCTGGGCATATTCATTTGCACAGGTCAGATGCTGACCACAAGTTTGTAAGCATATAAAAAATCTATAATAGAATAACTAATTAAATTTCTTCACCCTCTACAGGCTGCAATAGAGATCCCATATGTCTTTATCCAAGTGTTACTCTATACGTGCATCATTTACCCGACAATTGGCTATTATTGGACAGCATACAAACTCTTATGGTTCTTCTACACCACATTTTGCTCAGTTCTTTCTTATGTTTACGTTGGATTGCTGCTTGTTTCAATAACTCCAAATGTTCAAGTAGCCACCATATTGGGATCATTTTTCAACACAATGCAGACACTATTCTCGGGATTTATTTTACCTGCACCTGTAAGTCTGGATCTCTCAGTGTTACACACATGATAAAACAGCTTACATTTTTTAATTAGTCATTTAGGGAAATATGCTCATAGAAGTGCAAGTATGACAACAATGTTCTCACAGAAAGTTAGAATGGAAATGATACAAAGATATATCAACAGAATTTGCATTTATTGTGATGCCGACGATCCTAGGAGAAATTGTCTAGACATGTGAAAACTATTTCTTGaatgacggagggagtatcttacaaacgtcatatatttatggacggagggagtatatctgAGTGATAATATTTTGCAACACCCAAACATAAAACAATTGAAATATTATTCCCTGTAAACTCATTTGTCTCgttcatttcatttcatgtGAAGATTAAAACTAAACCCAAATATTACACAGTCAAAATAACTCTTGAAtttataaatgaaaaaaattgctCAACCAGGTGTTCATCTATGTTCTGTATGGAGAAAAGCATTAACATTCagtcaaatatttcttttcagCAATTCCCAAAGTGGTGGCTCTGGCTCTATTACCTTTCCCCTACATCTTGGATACTCAATTCCCTGTTGACCTCCCAGTACGGAAACATAGACAAAGAAGTCAAAGCATTTGGAGAAACCAAAACTGTTGCTGTTTTCTTGAATGACTATTTTGGTTTTCATCAAGACAGGTTGAGCATAGTAGCTGTTGTTATCACTGCTTTCCCTATTGTATTGATTACCCTTTACTCTCTGTCAGTTGAAAAATTGAACTTCCAAAAGAGGTAAACATGTTTACATGTTCCGTCATTATTAAAATTGTATGCATACGAAAAATATTCAAGCTTTCTCCCTGTTAAAGAATTGAACTTGTGTAATAGTCATTCCACTGATAAAATAACAATTTACATTTATTTGTTACTTTCATAATATTTAGGAATTGTTACTCTAGGTCCATCCGTACTATTTAATGCTTGAAACAGACCGATTCAGATACCAACAGTGCATGTATTAGAATCAGAATGGGCTTAGTGCCCTCTATCGTCTGCCTTGCTCCTGGTGAAAGTTTCAGACGTTCTTCTGCACACCATGTTGCCACCTCACATAGGCTCGAGCCCATTCACACAGGATGATGCGGTGGGGCACTGGGGCTTGGCCCAATAGCAGAGAAAAAACGTGAGCAACGAAGGAGCACAGGTAATGGCAGGAGGAGGTGGCAAGGTTTGCCTAACAGCAGAGTGGGGTTGGCCAATGATAACTTATGGTGCGCAGGGCCAGGTATGACCAAGCCACAGCCACGCGGTAAGAGTAAATCACAGGAAGGAAATAGGGATTTAACAATGACCTTATTCAAGTCCAATCCAAACCTTGATTTTCAATCCTGTGGTACAGTGCTAGAAGGAGCAAAAACTGTAAACTAAATAATGGTAAAGTACTAACCTGAGAAGCAACTATGGTTTGTTTGCAAACTGAGACAGAAATAGTGCTATTGAAGCAATTTGGCCTTATTTAAAGAAATAAATCATGTAACAGGGTATATACATAAAATATATATTAAacttcaattatttttttggcTGGGCTGAGCTAGATAGCTTCAAGCATAAAAGAATGAAAGCCAGCTAGTATACGACTAACAAATCTACATGAGTGGAAGTGTGATCTTTACGAGGGAGGAAATTAGTAAATCTAAACTTTGCCAGTGTTGAGTATCTAAATGACTAAACCAAACATTTTAGAAGCCTATGTTTGCATATAATGATGCCACATTGGCATATGAGAAGACGATCCTATGTGGAACAGTGTTGTTTCCCCATGGTGCTTGTCAATGATTATCCACTAGTGGCTTCAATAAGGGTCTGAGCTGGTTGTCAAAGACAAAAAGAATCCATGCAATCGACTGTgtacaagaaaaaaatatttctgcATTATGCGAAGTATTAGGCCATGTGCCCATGTTATTATATTAAAATGTTGCATTCACACTTCAAGATATTTTTTAACATGTTACAGGTGCAAATGATAAAAAGCTGAAGTAAATTTGAAATGCCAGATCAATATTAATTGGGTAAATGCAGTATATGTGCTTGCCTAGAATAATCATCACTTTAGAGCCAAAGAAGATCCAAGATCATGCATTTCTATGATGACAAGGCAAATCGGCACTCAtagtaaaaagaaagaaaaaaaaagcatttcCACTTGCAAACAGCAAACCATCTCTATTAGTTTTCGCAGCTTCCTGACAAGATCATGCATGATGTTAGAACGGTGTTGGTGGAGCCAGATGTCCTTTTCTCTGTAAATGATCTTTGGACATTACAGAGACTAGAAAATATTCCTACAAAGTCTAACCGGAAATTCTGCATCATTTTGTAGGCCAGTGCTCCAAGGATAACTGAATTCATGCATCACATGGTAAACTAAAATCACCACATTCCTTGTTCCGAGTAGTACAAAATAGTATTGTCAAAATAGTTCACCAGCCATCTTGGGCTGCGATAATGCAGCAATCGTATCCACTGTGCTCCAAGTTTCCTCCACAACTATGTGGCTCCTCTAAATCAAAAAGCAAAACACTGCATTGATTGTATAGATGCTGCTATTCCCTTGACTACGTACTGCAAAAACAGGAAATATTACGTAGATGAAAAGAGGAAAAACCAAATCCTAGATGCATAAGCAGAGCGATTATTCCTTCAGATATTGTCACGCCCCGTGGCCGTTGGCGGTGAGGACCAAGATGTGAGGAGATCCAGGAGCTCACCTGACCGCTTCTTCCCAAGGAAGATGACTACTTGGGGGACTTTTCTCCGATATGATTTCTATTTGTTGGCAAAATAGACCAGGGCCCAGGCGTTACACTTCCGCCCTGCCGAAATGTTGCTTGTCCCCAAGCAACATCATGCTTCGCATGACATACACCTCTGTGCCTGTTCTCTATTTGCCATTTGATCTGAAGAAGTTGTGCAAGTAGGCAGTCATGAGGAGCTTCACTCAATTTGGAGTTCTGAATACCTGGATTCCAAATCCTTCTAGTTAGCTCAAATCTCCCTGGACTAAAATCATTTTTTCTCCATGATGGTGCTATATCAAACACATATCTATTGCATTTCATTTTTAGTTTTCCAGGGCTAAACGCATTGCACCTGAATGGTGGCCATTCCTTGAGCCAGTAACGGGCACTTCTTGTACTAGGCTTCCCAGGACTTAAAAGTTCATGGCAAACGACCAGCAAGACCTCACCTTCATCATGGTTGTCGATGACCTGAGAAATGGTGTCAATGCTAGCAAAACAGGGAAGAACATTGTGCATCTCACACCCCATGACTAGCTGCAGTAAAATGCCATGTGTCTCAATGTCCGATAGAATGTCATCCCACATAATCTTACTGGGCATTTCACAAAACAACTCACATGCATCATACTTTCTTCCCATCCAATCTCTGAACATGGTTGGCCTAGCCTGAGCTCCTGCATTGTCCTCGTCAAGAACCATTCCAGCAAATATTGAATCCACCCTATTTATGCCAGCATCCAAAATGAAAGAAGAGCAGTTCTCCTGATTGAGCATGTCACCGATGACTAACTCACTAATTGCTTTGATATCCTCATCACATACAACATTCTCGTGACACGTTCCATCAAGCACCACAGAATCAATGTTAAGCTCCACCAAGGAAGCACCACTGATGTGACTGAACTCTGTAGTTGgctttatttccttgccaatcaagtCCTCTCCACCTTGATGCATTTCCTCAAACATGATTGGTGCCTCCAATGCTGCTCGCACTGCATCTCCTCCTCAGTCCCCTGAGCTAATTGCTGTAACAATCCTTCATGCACAATAGGGTCAGTTGACATCGCATCCCAGCTGACATCCACAAAGGGCACTTCATTGAACACACTGTAGGCCGCATCCTCTGAACAAAATGATGACATGAAAACCACCTCCTCAGGATTTGGTACAGGACGTTCCACATACACAGCTTGATCAAAAGTGTTTAGCTCAGGTACAAATTCATCATCCCAAATCACATATGCAAGAGGCCTCTCGCCAAACAGCTCATGTGCAAAAGCAGCCGACACCATGGGAGCATCGAACGCTGCCTGCTCTGCATCGTTGTCCCTATGAAGCATATCATCGAACGGCTCGCGGGCAGTCACCTCAGGAACCAACGAAGCCATAGAGAGGTGAGCACGACGAACCTGATTTACTGCCGTGGACGCCAGACTAATCTTCGCTGCCCCATTTTGCTGCGTGGAGTCAACCAATCCTAGGCTGGTTTGCGGCCAACCTAAGCCATCGAGCAGCAGCGACACAGTGTGCGCCACTGGCATGCCACTCGCCTCGCGATAGAACTCAACCCAACCCAGGCCGAGGAAAGGAGTCTCGGATACAATCTGTCACGCCCCGTGGCTGTCGGCGGTGAGGACCGAGGTGTGAGGAGATCCAGGAGCTCACCTGGCCGCTTCTTCCCGAGGAAGATGACTACTTGGGGGATTTTTCTCCGATATGATTTCTATTCGTTTCTGCTATTGCTGGCCGATCTTTCTATAGCAGATGCTGCCTTGGCTTCGGCCTTAGGCTGGGTCTCAGTATGGCACAATGGCCCACACGGCAACCATGGCAATATGGGCCAGGGCCCAGGCGTTACACATATATATGCGGATGTGCCATGCCCCTGCTAATGAAATTTTACAGCTCGCTTGCGAGTACGAGATACGGCATGGTCTGAGCACACTGACCAATGGATTGGAACCGTGCGAATCCTTAACCAAAATAGCATCGGAGCACAGCAAAGAAGCCCGATTTGGGATAGATGTATGCCTTCCTCACGTAGGAATCAACAGTGGAACAAGAGAGATCGAGCAAAGGATGTGGGGAATTTACCTCGCCAGTTCCCTAGCATTGGTGGCGTTGCCACGATCCTCCACCCTCCGCCAACCCTTCTCTCATTTCCCTCATTTCCGCAGGGAAATGCGCCGCCACCAAACCGGATGATCAACAATTGGAGCCGACGCTCGGAACCACAAAGTCTTTTTTCCCCTGGGCGAAGTTCTCACGCTCAGGGATGGAGTTTGGCAGATCCCGTGGTCGTGCCCGGGGCCGGGATGCGCACCTGTTGGGCTGCAGCCCACctgcaacaaaacaaaaaaaatacagaGATTTTATTGCATTTTTATATTTGAGTATAATGCACCGCGTCTTGTTCTTGTGGGCTGTGGGCTTTACCTCTTCGATTAACTCAAAGTTCGTTCTTCGGCTCGTAGCTGATCGAGCGACGGCTCAGGCTGGGAATTTCACGAAGAGTTTTACGGGTATAAAATTTCATGCTACATTAGCAATTTTGTTGACTTGATAAAATCTttatgagaagagagaagagggagtttcatcatatgtgagaggagtttcatctcCATAACACTCAACACACATGGTTACCTAGTTCCTAGACTTggtaacagtgcaatgaaactgtgcactgagattaATCTTATTGTACATGCATCTGTCCACACATCGATAATCAGTGATATCGcattaattaatttaattttaGAACTTATATTTAAGAGAAATTGTAGAATGGTcggaaaaatgagaaaatagaTTAAGAAGGAGAAAAAACGTCTTGCCCATTGATCATGCCACTCCATAAGAAATAAGTACAAAACACAAGGATCTTAGATTTAAGGATAGATAAGttgaaaaatagaaaagaactTCATGACCATGAGGCAAGACTTAGGGCTAGCTTCTGATGGGCGCCAATTTGAAATCGTCAGGTTTTGATTGGTGCACCAAAAGATAAGATGTAGGATGTTGGGTTTAGTGGTTACTTAATTAGAAATACTTATGTTTGTGAACGAAGGGAGTACATTTTAAAATCACATAAAAATCATATGAATAAATATTCAGATGAGgtattgtgaattgtgataggCTTTATGAGCTAATGTAATGAGATACaataaaggagaaaaaagaaataactgATTTGATCCTGCATTGATGACCAAAGGGGTGTTGAGTGGTTTTTCATTTCCCTTGAAATTTATATAGATAGATTCAAATGAAAACAACAGCAATCCCCACGAAGCGGTGTAAATCCGTTCCTACATCCCAAAGTGGTAGCAAAAGATCAAACTCATCAAAGCATATATGAATGCTTCCGTCAAAAACTCCTACGGTTCAAATACCAGTTTGAAAATTATTCACGTCTTGTGTTCAAAACGAACCTATCATAAGATTGTTGTAGTCTTGATAATCTTTGGCTTCGAGTTGATGGACAATACTTTGACCGGGAGACATGCCGACTGACACGGGGCCCATGATTAAGTCCAACCAAAGTAGACCATTTCCGGTGATCCTTTCAAGCGTGTATGTATCCCCTTGGACCGTCCCCTGAGTTCTTCCAAGACCTCCCATTGGCGTACGACGACCAAGCTGCTTCCATTATCCTCCGGACCCTCTTTGTTAAAAAGCGAACCCCCACCTCCACGAAGCACCTGCACTTGTGCCTCTCCTCCTCACTCATCAGAAAGCCAAGAATCGGCAACGGCAAGTGCCCAAGTGATCATCGATCATATTGCGGCCTTCTACTTGCTCCGATCCCCAagtccgccgcggcgccgtcgcggcAAGCCCTCGCCTTGTTGGCCGGCGGCAACGACGGGATGGTCCCGAGAGGCTACGTCCCCATGGtgctcgtcggcgacgacgagggAGGTAGCGAGGAGCGGCGGATCATGGTGCGCGTTGAGATGCTCAAGGAGCCATGCATGGCGGCCGTTCTGGAGATGGCCGCGCAGCAGTTCGGGTACGGCCAGCGAGGCGTGCTCCGGATCCCCTGCGGCGCCGACCGGTTCCAGCAGATGGTCGGGCGGCGTGCGCCGCTACATAGATGAATTGCACGCATTTGTGCTGCTGAATTTGTTCATTCTTTGGT is a genomic window containing:
- the LOC140221353 gene encoding uncharacterized protein, which produces MFEEMHQGGEDLIGKEIKPTTEFSHISGASLVELNIDSVVLDGTCHENVVCDEDIKAISELVIGDMLNQENCSSFILDAGINRVDSIFAGMVLDEDNAGAQARPTMFRDWMGRKYDACELFCEMPSKIMWDDILSDIETHGILLQLVMGCEMHNVLPCFASIDTISQVIDNHDEGEVLLVVCHELLSPGKPSTRSARYWLKEWPPFRCNAFSPGKLKMKCNRYVFDIAPSWRKNDFSPGRFELTRRIWNPGIQNSKLSEAPHDCLLAQLLQIKWQIENRHRGVCHAKHDVAWGQATFRQGGSVTPGPWSILPTNRNHIGEKSPK